The sequence GTCAAAGTCCGCAAAATTTGCGCCCCAGCTAATGGAGAAAAAGTCCAGCCCCAGTTCGCGGGCCTTATTCACAAAGGGCTTTCCTACACCCTGGTTGACCATAAAATAATTGAATTTGATATTGGTCATGTAATAATCCATCAGTCCATCATTGTTATAATCACCAACTGCAGTACCCATTGAATTGATCTTCAGGTCCATGCCTGTTTCTTTGGAAATGTCCCTAAATAATTTATTGGGGTACTTGTTTTCCAGCAACATATCAGGAGTACGTTTATAGCCGAAGTCGTGGTTCACAAAGAGATCCTGGTCGCCATCATTATCGAAATCAGTAAATATGCCCCCAAAACCAAAACCCCGGTAATCCAGGCCATAATCACTATAAACATCGATGAACTTCTTTCCCTTTTCATTCAGCAACAGGTAACCTTTGGCGATCTGGTTAGCCCCAACAACAGTATTATCATTGATCACACTCAGCTTACCCTCAAATTGGTTGAAATAATTACCCACATAGATATCCGGCCATCCGTCGGCATTGATATCACCAAAACTAACGCCAGTGCTAAATGAATACTGTTGGTCTAATCCATACTCCTTTGTAGCATCCCGAAAAGTGCCATCCCCTTTATTCAGAAAAAAGAGGTTGATTTCCCTGGGAATTTCCAATTTCTTATCCCGCCGGGTTATTGTTGTTATAAAGAGATCAACAAATCCATCCCGGTTTACATCAGCGCCAGCCACTCCCTGTGTTACAAACTTTTTCGTACCAGTCATGCCGGATTGTTCAAAGACATTGGTAAATGTTCCGTTACCGTTATTTTTATAAAGCTGGTCGTCATTCATACCCCCGGTTATATACACATCCTCGAAGCCGTCGTTATTAAAATCAACTACACAGGCACCGCCACCAAACATGCCCTCATATACCTTAAAAACATGCTGAATGCCAGCGGCTGAAGTAACATCTGTAAAATGCGTTTGGCAGAAGCTATCCTGCACAGCAATGATGAAAAGAAAATGGATGGTCAGTAAACATTGCCGCATGGCTATTGATCTTTTTATGGTGTTATTTATTCCAATGAAGTCCATTGACATTGTTTCCAATTATTTTACCCTTCTCCAGCCCCCTTTCATTATCCTGGGGAATATGTATACCACCATAAAACCTTGACATTGCAGTTTCTTCGGCTGCTTCCCAGAAGGAATTAAAATGCCGGGCTTTAAATTCCGTATCCCTTATTTCATCCTTAGGCCGACCGACATGGGCGCTATCGGTAAATTCAAAATGATCGCCGTACAAACTGGTCAGTACGGTGGCAGCGGCGCCAGCCTGGATAGCATGACCCGAAGGAAAGGCCGGAAAGGGCGGATCTGGCCAGAAGGATTCCCAATGTTCATCAATATGTTGGGGTACAAAAGTATTCGCACGTTCCGTAAAGAACTCAAACTTCCATTTCCAGCAATTCCTGAAAGCATCTGCAACAGCCATACCCATCCGGGCATAGGTTTCAGCTGCTTTCAGTAAATCCGGTTTTGTTTTTCTGATAGCGATAGTGGCCAGGTAATACGAATGGCCTGGGGGTGTGAAGGTTACATCCGGATCATCACTCCACCATATTGCTGCTTCTTTTTCATCC comes from Flavihumibacter fluvii and encodes:
- a CDS encoding CRTAC1 family protein, translated to MRQCLLTIHFLFIIAVQDSFCQTHFTDVTSAAGIQHVFKVYEGMFGGGACVVDFNNDGFEDVYITGGMNDDQLYKNNGNGTFTNVFEQSGMTGTKKFVTQGVAGADVNRDGFVDLFITTITRRDKKLEIPREINLFFLNKGDGTFRDATKEYGLDQQYSFSTGVSFGDINADGWPDIYVGNYFNQFEGKLSVINDNTVVGANQIAKGYLLLNEKGKKFIDVYSDYGLDYRGFGFGGIFTDFDNDGDQDLFVNHDFGYKRTPDMLLENKYPNKLFRDISKETGMDLKINSMGTAVGDYNNDGLMDYYMTNIKFNYFMVNQGVGKPFVNKARELGLDFFSISWGANFADFDLDGDVDLFVANGDLNPNCVPMANFYFENIGNKFQDNARKVGLADYGIGRGSVVFDYDNDGDLDVLVVNQEPVLTYPLPSLTKLFRNDSTTGNWIKIALKGINAETHGIGSKVEIEAGGRKMIREIDGGSSSHLSQNSVIAHFGLGNARSVDKITIYWTGGNKQEMTGVKCNQLLTITEIPHKETKKFKLYGFVAVILVILGILWWNRLKK